The Candidatus Margulisiibacteriota bacterium genome contains a region encoding:
- the rplU gene encoding 50S ribosomal protein L21: MYAIIESGSKQYKVEPGNIIDVELTGQQKDDKAVFDRVLLAVNGSEIKVGTPYLKSPKVSGTVLDLVKDAKVISFKYKRKTGYHKTKGHRQKYTRIRIESIS; encoded by the coding sequence ATGTATGCGATAATCGAGTCCGGCAGCAAACAATACAAGGTTGAACCCGGCAATATTATAGATGTGGAACTGACAGGCCAGCAAAAGGACGATAAGGCGGTCTTTGACAGGGTCCTTTTGGCTGTTAACGGAAGCGAGATAAAAGTCGGGACCCCTTATCTTAAAAGCCCCAAAGTCAGCGGCACGGTCCTGGACCTGGTCAAGGACGCAAAGGTGATCAGCTTTAAGTACAAAAGAAAGACCGGTTATCACAAGACCAAAGGTCACAGGCAAAAGTATACAAGGATCCGGATAGAAAGCATATCATAG
- the rpmA gene encoding 50S ribosomal protein L27, with the protein MAHKKGGGTSTNGRDSHGQRLGVKTYGGQHVTAGSIILRQRGTKFLPGTNVGIGKDDTLFALSDGRVVFGKRSVSIAP; encoded by the coding sequence ATGGCACATAAAAAAGGCGGCGGGACATCTACCAACGGAAGGGACTCGCACGGACAGCGGCTCGGAGTAAAGACTTACGGAGGCCAGCATGTTACCGCGGGCTCTATCATACTAAGGCAGAGGGGCACCAAGTTCCTTCCCGGGACCAATGTAGGGATAGGAAAGGACGATACTCTGTTCGCCCTTTCGGACGGAAGGGTAGTGTTCGGCAAGCGAAGCGTAAGCATAGCCCCGTAA
- the proB gene encoding glutamate 5-kinase codes for MSLFPRKDLCNSNLIVIKIGTSSITDTSGCLEGEKFRKLAQEVHYIVSGRKKQVVLVSSGAIAAGVQKLGRSKAVCSIPEKQAAAAIGQNLLLTQYEKAFGAFGLAVGQVLLTRDAMEDRERYLNSRNTILQLLKFGAVPVINENDTMATDEIRVGDNDNLSALVASLIGADLLILLSDVEGFFMDGKLLSYVDKITKEIGSAAKGSSTLLGTGGMSTKLDAAKIVLNAGIPMVIADNKKEGVITSVLDGNEEGTLFVPKLSRMESKKRWIAHGKKPAGQVVIDAGACKALLEGGKSLLAVGIKEIKGRFGTGEVIGILDGSKKEIGRGLTNYTSEQLARIKGLKTSEIEKEEEGSLGEEVVHRDNMVIL; via the coding sequence ATGTCTCTTTTTCCCCGTAAGGACCTTTGCAACTCCAATTTGATCGTTATCAAGATAGGAACCAGCTCTATAACTGACACTTCCGGCTGTCTTGAAGGCGAAAAATTCAGAAAACTGGCCCAGGAAGTCCACTACATCGTGTCCGGAAGAAAAAAACAGGTGGTGCTGGTGTCTTCGGGGGCGATCGCTGCCGGGGTGCAGAAGCTGGGCCGCAGCAAAGCGGTGTGTTCTATCCCCGAAAAACAGGCCGCCGCCGCGATAGGCCAGAACCTGCTGCTTACCCAGTATGAAAAAGCGTTCGGAGCTTTTGGCCTGGCGGTAGGACAGGTGCTTCTGACCAGGGACGCGATGGAGGACCGGGAAAGATATCTTAATTCAAGGAACACCATTCTTCAGCTGCTCAAGTTCGGCGCCGTTCCCGTTATCAACGAGAACGACACCATGGCAACGGATGAGATCCGGGTAGGCGATAACGACAACCTCAGCGCTCTGGTGGCAAGCCTGATAGGGGCGGACCTTTTGATATTGTTAAGCGATGTCGAGGGCTTTTTTATGGATGGAAAACTCCTCTCTTATGTGGACAAAATAACAAAAGAGATAGGATCTGCGGCAAAAGGCAGCTCTACCCTTCTGGGGACCGGCGGCATGTCCACCAAGCTCGACGCCGCAAAGATAGTGCTTAACGCGGGGATCCCCATGGTCATAGCCGACAACAAAAAGGAGGGGGTCATTACCTCTGTGCTTGACGGAAATGAAGAAGGGACCCTTTTTGTTCCCAAGCTCTCAAGGATGGAGAGCAAAAAAAGATGGATAGCCCACGGCAAAAAACCGGCCGGACAGGTAGTTATTGACGCAGGGGCATGCAAAGCCCTGCTCGAAGGAGGAAAAAGCCTGCTTGCGGTCGGGATCAAAGAAATAAAAGGCCGTTTTGGCACCGGCGAGGTCATAGGCATACTTGACGGCTCCAAAAAAGAGATAGGCAGGGGCTTAACAAACTATACAAGCGAGCAGCTGGCAAGGATAAAAGGCCTCAAGACCTCGGAAATAGAAAAGGAAGAGGAAGGCTCCTTGGGGGAAGAGGTAGTGCACAGGGATAATATGGTGATACTGTGA
- a CDS encoding glutamate-5-semialdehyde dehydrogenase — protein MSSEAIEKASAAKKAAMALSVMDTKTKNAALLAVASSLLSSSKALLEANKKDIEAARAKGLSKALIDRLSLSEARIKDMAEGLKKVAGLKDPVGEVICKWKRPNGLRIKKVRVPLGVIAIIYEARPNVTVDAAALCLKSGNCVVLRGGSDAVNSNIFLAGLISKAASSCGIPDGAVSLINSTDRKAVEDLLSLRQYIDCAIPRGGAGLIDMVVERSRVPVIETGVGNCHAYVEASADQRMAREIIFNSKVQRPSVCNAIETLLVDEKIAAGFLPSIIKRLKEAGVRIKGCSKTRRIDPSLEEASEEDWKTEYLDLILAVRVVAGIDEAIEHITQYGTGHSETIITRDRKKARLFTSKLDSAAVYVNASTRFTDGGEFGFGAEIGISTQKLHARGPMGLNELTSYKYVITGSGQVRK, from the coding sequence GTGAGCTCTGAAGCTATAGAAAAAGCCTCCGCGGCAAAGAAAGCCGCGATGGCTCTGTCCGTTATGGATACAAAAACAAAAAATGCCGCGCTTTTGGCAGTGGCCTCCTCGCTTTTGTCTTCGAGCAAAGCTCTTCTTGAGGCCAACAAGAAGGATATAGAAGCCGCAAGAGCAAAAGGCCTTTCAAAAGCTCTTATAGACCGTCTTTCCTTAAGCGAAGCCAGGATAAAAGACATGGCGGAAGGATTAAAAAAGGTAGCGGGGCTAAAAGACCCCGTGGGAGAGGTCATCTGCAAATGGAAAAGGCCCAACGGGCTCAGGATAAAGAAAGTTCGCGTGCCTCTGGGCGTTATAGCGATCATCTATGAGGCAAGGCCCAATGTCACCGTTGATGCGGCCGCTCTCTGCCTTAAATCCGGGAATTGCGTGGTGCTGCGCGGAGGCTCTGACGCCGTCAATTCCAACATCTTTCTTGCGGGCCTTATTTCAAAGGCCGCCTCCTCCTGCGGGATACCAGATGGCGCTGTTTCCCTGATAAATTCAACGGACAGAAAAGCGGTCGAAGATCTTTTGTCGCTGCGGCAATATATTGATTGCGCGATCCCAAGAGGAGGCGCCGGACTTATAGACATGGTGGTGGAAAGATCCAGGGTCCCCGTAATTGAAACAGGTGTCGGCAACTGCCATGCCTATGTTGAAGCAAGTGCCGACCAGAGAATGGCGCGGGAGATCATATTTAATTCAAAAGTCCAACGGCCCTCGGTCTGTAATGCCATAGAGACCCTTCTTGTTGACGAAAAGATAGCCGCAGGTTTCCTGCCCTCTATAATAAAGCGCCTTAAAGAGGCCGGCGTCCGGATAAAGGGCTGCAGCAAAACAAGGAGGATAGACCCCTCACTGGAAGAAGCCTCCGAGGAGGACTGGAAGACAGAGTATCTGGACCTGATCCTGGCAGTTAGGGTCGTTGCCGGGATAGATGAGGCCATAGAGCATATAACTCAATACGGCACCGGCCACAGCGAAACCATCATAACGAGGGACAGAAAAAAAGCCCGTCTGTTCACTTCAAAACTTGATTCGGCTGCCGTGTATGTGAACGCTTCCACGCGCTTTACCGACGGCGGAGAGTTCGGCTTTGGAGCTGAGATAGGCATTTCCACGCAAAAGCTTCATGCCAGGGGCCCCATGGGATTGAACGAGCTGACCAGCTACAAATATGTGATCACAGGTTCGGGACAGGTCAGGAAATGA
- the nadD gene encoding nicotinate-nucleotide adenylyltransferase, with translation MKKLGILGGTFNPPHKGHLSLAKTAAKKAGLDLVVFVPTGLPPHKSTRNLASKKHRMKMVRLAVKNGSRHFKVSAIEINRKGYSYAVDTFSKLKKRYGAGTKLYYIMGLDSINDILNWKKPLELFKLCRFIVATRPGAKIKTFRRIMKFPPVALNKGKIELIELNMKISSSDIRERLRKQKDISKFVPGAVKDYITENRLYL, from the coding sequence ATGAAAAAGCTCGGTATCCTGGGGGGCACCTTTAACCCTCCCCACAAAGGGCACCTCAGCCTTGCCAAAACCGCCGCAAAAAAAGCCGGACTCGATCTGGTGGTGTTTGTTCCGACCGGCCTTCCGCCCCACAAGAGCACTAGGAACCTCGCGTCAAAAAAGCACCGCATGAAAATGGTAAGGCTGGCGGTAAAGAATGGCAGCCGACACTTTAAAGTGTCGGCTATCGAGATCAACCGAAAGGGCTATTCTTACGCGGTGGATACCTTCTCGAAGCTGAAAAAGAGATACGGGGCAGGGACAAAGCTCTACTACATAATGGGCCTTGATTCCATAAATGACATTCTCAACTGGAAAAAACCGCTCGAGCTATTTAAACTGTGCCGCTTTATCGTGGCCACGCGCCCGGGGGCAAAGATCAAGACTTTCAGAAGGATCATGAAATTCCCTCCCGTTGCGCTTAACAAGGGGAAAATAGAGCTGATAGAACTAAACATGAAGATCTCTTCTTCCGACATCAGGGAAAGGCTCCGAAAACAAAAAGACATCTCAAAATTTGTTCCCGGCGCAGTTAAGGACTATATCACGGAAAATAGGCTATACTTATAA
- a CDS encoding pitrilysin family protein yields the protein MRLPNATTSILDNGITLLTEEIPSLRSVSMGLMCRVGSSSEALEEMGISHFIEHLTFKGTQKRTAAMIAQELDGVGGRLNAFTGKEFTVYYAIVQDKHIDVAADVLSDIFLNSKYEAADLDVERHVILEEIKMYEDAPDEQIHDIFTSSMLPGNGFGNTTIGTEDTVKSLDRDKILEFRTKYYTPQNLIISIAGNIKPKEALKIVSSSFSGYSGNFETPDLEPASPSPCIKLKKKKTEQVHLIIGANGVSQTDPDRYAFSLLDNVLGGSMSSRLFQEIREKRGLAYSVFSFNHGFKNAGLCGIYAGTRKENFERTVELILDEIRKLKKDGITKAEFERSREYIKGSLVLSLEASNSRMNYMARSHFYYEQVLTIDEVLSRIDAVTPDKIMEMAARHYDNKQLSLVVIGDFDELPIKKIEV from the coding sequence ATGCGCCTTCCCAACGCCACAACATCCATACTTGACAACGGCATCACGCTTTTAACGGAAGAGATCCCCTCTTTAAGGTCGGTCAGCATGGGCCTTATGTGCAGGGTGGGCTCTTCCAGCGAGGCCCTCGAAGAGATGGGCATTTCCCACTTTATTGAGCACCTGACCTTCAAGGGGACGCAAAAAAGGACCGCGGCCATGATAGCACAGGAGCTTGACGGAGTAGGCGGAAGGCTTAATGCCTTTACCGGAAAGGAATTCACGGTTTACTACGCCATAGTGCAGGACAAACATATTGATGTGGCCGCAGATGTTCTGTCAGATATTTTCCTGAATTCAAAATATGAAGCCGCAGATCTTGATGTGGAAAGGCATGTCATCCTTGAAGAGATCAAAATGTACGAAGATGCCCCTGATGAACAGATCCACGATATCTTTACTTCTTCTATGCTGCCCGGAAACGGCTTTGGCAACACTACCATAGGCACCGAAGACACCGTAAAGTCCCTTGACAGGGATAAGATACTTGAATTCAGAACAAAATACTATACTCCCCAAAACCTTATCATCTCCATTGCGGGAAATATCAAACCTAAAGAAGCACTAAAAATAGTATCGTCCTCTTTTTCCGGGTACAGCGGGAACTTTGAAACCCCGGACCTTGAACCTGCAAGTCCGTCCCCATGCATAAAACTGAAAAAGAAGAAGACGGAACAGGTCCACCTGATAATCGGCGCCAACGGCGTTTCTCAGACCGACCCGGACCGGTATGCGTTCTCCCTCCTGGACAATGTGTTGGGGGGCTCCATGAGCTCAAGGCTGTTCCAGGAAATAAGGGAAAAGAGAGGCCTGGCATATTCGGTATTCTCATTTAACCACGGCTTTAAGAACGCGGGGCTGTGCGGCATTTATGCCGGAACAAGAAAAGAGAACTTTGAAAGAACGGTAGAGCTGATCCTGGACGAGATAAGAAAGTTAAAAAAGGACGGCATAACAAAAGCAGAATTTGAGCGCTCAAGGGAGTACATAAAAGGATCCCTCGTCTTGTCCCTTGAGGCAAGCAACAGCAGGATGAATTATATGGCAAGATCACACTTTTATTATGAACAAGTCCTGACGATAGATGAGGTGCTGAGCCGGATCGATGCAGTTACTCCGGACAAAATAATGGAAATGGCCGCCCGGCATTATGACAACAAACAGCTTTCGCTGGTTGTGATAGGCGATTTTGACGAATTGCCAATAAAGAAAATAGAGGTATAA
- the dapB gene encoding 4-hydroxy-tetrahydrodipicolinate reductase — protein sequence MERTRVLINGAKGKMGREVIRAVSKEAELELVAQADLGDDLAGTIKKSRPDVVIDFTIPKSAMDNIRTAAQNKCHVIVGTTGITENDLAEIKDLCSTNKVNILVAPNFAVGAVLMMKYASDAAKYMPKAEIIELHHDQKLDAPSGTALKTADMMKKSSGIKDVPIHSVRLPGFVADQQVIFGGLGQTLTIKHETTGRECFMPGVVLAAKKIKLLKGLTYGLENIL from the coding sequence ATGGAAAGAACAAGGGTGCTCATTAACGGCGCTAAGGGAAAAATGGGCCGGGAGGTCATAAGGGCTGTCTCAAAAGAAGCCGAGCTTGAACTTGTGGCGCAGGCAGACCTTGGCGACGATCTGGCAGGGACCATCAAAAAGTCCAGGCCTGATGTCGTCATTGATTTTACTATCCCAAAGTCGGCCATGGACAACATAAGGACCGCGGCACAGAACAAATGCCATGTGATAGTGGGAACTACCGGCATCACCGAAAATGACCTTGCCGAGATAAAGGACCTGTGCAGCACCAACAAAGTGAACATCCTGGTGGCCCCCAACTTTGCCGTCGGGGCCGTCCTCATGATGAAGTACGCCTCCGACGCGGCCAAATATATGCCTAAGGCCGAAATAATAGAACTGCATCACGACCAAAAGCTTGATGCCCCTTCCGGAACAGCGCTTAAGACCGCGGATATGATGAAAAAGAGCTCCGGCATAAAGGATGTTCCCATCCACAGCGTAAGACTGCCTGGTTTTGTAGCCGACCAGCAGGTCATCTTTGGCGGCCTGGGACAGACCCTCACTATCAAGCATGAAACCACGGGCAGGGAGTGTTTTATGCCCGGTGTAGTACTTGCCGCAAAAAAGATCAAGTTGCTCAAAGGCCTGACCTACGGGCTCGAGAATATATTGTAG
- the radA gene encoding DNA repair protein RadA: MSPFVCRSCGAQSPSWIGRCPVCEEWNSYIEESSKSETQNPKQIQKFKSQSSEAVSIDKIDVQKDPRTLSGIGEFDRVLGGGILKGAAVLVAGEPGTGKSTLMLQLASSVGKKGRVLYVSGEESLNQIKVRAQRLSVNAPGLFIYTDTGLFEIEEQITQLKPDLVMIDSIQTVSRSDIPSAAGSVSQIKDCASYLVQIAKTLNIPVFLIGQVTKDGSVAGPRILEHMVDTVLYFEGENSRQLRILRAVKNRFGSTNEVGIFEMTQEGLKEVVNPSKVLLEEGSLGSPGSVVSCAVEGSRPLMIEIQALVSQSKLAYPRRVVTGLDHNRCSMIIGVLERKAGIRLFEQDIYLSVTSGLYVDEPAADLPAALAVVSCAKNKGIDPKMIIAGELGLTGEIRSISNLQKRLSEAAATGFTKALVPAISLNKIKPVKGMEITGVSNIREAIDRSAG, from the coding sequence ATGAGCCCATTTGTTTGCCGGAGCTGCGGAGCGCAGTCGCCTTCATGGATAGGCAGATGCCCTGTCTGTGAAGAGTGGAACAGCTATATTGAAGAAAGTTCAAAATCCGAAACTCAAAATCCAAAACAGATCCAAAAATTCAAATCTCAAAGTTCAGAAGCGGTATCGATCGATAAGATAGATGTTCAAAAAGATCCCAGGACCTTATCGGGGATAGGGGAGTTTGACAGAGTGCTGGGCGGGGGCATCTTAAAGGGGGCTGCCGTGCTTGTGGCAGGAGAGCCGGGGACGGGCAAATCCACTCTCATGCTGCAGCTGGCTTCTTCCGTCGGGAAAAAGGGAAGGGTCCTTTATGTGAGCGGAGAGGAATCCCTTAACCAGATCAAAGTAAGGGCCCAGAGGCTGTCCGTGAACGCTCCGGGGCTTTTTATCTATACCGATACCGGACTTTTTGAAATTGAGGAGCAGATAACTCAGCTTAAACCCGATCTGGTCATGATAGATTCCATACAGACAGTCAGCAGGAGCGACATCCCTTCCGCCGCCGGCTCGGTATCCCAGATCAAGGATTGCGCCTCCTATCTGGTCCAAATAGCAAAAACCCTTAACATCCCGGTTTTCTTGATAGGGCAGGTGACAAAAGACGGCTCTGTGGCAGGCCCCCGCATCCTTGAACATATGGTTGATACTGTTCTCTACTTTGAAGGGGAGAACAGCCGCCAGTTGAGGATACTGCGGGCGGTCAAGAACCGCTTTGGCTCCACCAATGAGGTAGGGATCTTTGAAATGACGCAGGAAGGGCTTAAGGAGGTCGTTAATCCTTCAAAGGTCCTTCTTGAAGAAGGCTCTCTTGGATCTCCTGGTTCCGTTGTTTCCTGTGCGGTGGAGGGAAGCCGTCCTCTTATGATAGAGATACAGGCCCTTGTAAGCCAGTCCAAACTTGCCTATCCGAGAAGAGTGGTAACGGGACTGGACCACAACAGGTGCTCAATGATCATAGGGGTGCTCGAGCGAAAAGCCGGCATCAGGCTTTTTGAACAGGACATCTATCTCAGCGTTACCTCGGGCCTTTATGTGGATGAGCCTGCTGCGGACCTGCCGGCGGCTCTTGCGGTGGTCTCCTGCGCAAAGAACAAAGGGATAGACCCCAAAATGATTATAGCCGGAGAACTGGGATTGACGGGGGAGATCAGGAGCATTTCGAACCTGCAAAAAAGGCTTTCGGAAGCGGCCGCCACCGGTTTTACAAAAGCCCTTGTGCCTGCGATCAGCCTGAACAAGATCAAGCCTGTAAAAGGCATGGAGATAACCGGGGTCTCAAATATCAGGGAGGCTATAGACAGGTCGGCGGGTTAA
- a CDS encoding ATP-dependent Clp protease ATP-binding subunit — MFDRFSERAVRVIMASQEEAQRLMAHSLGNEHMILGMIREKEPVVLKTFEFFKAEPGRIKSLLEEAIKSEGGRPASEIPFSAQVKHTIELAWDEARQLGHSYVGVEHLFMGLLRENTGLCARVLNDLGINYSTAKNRIIAFLGEETAYHRKPPSSSGTPVLDAFSRDLTVQAREKKLDPVVGRAKEIERVVQILSRRKKNNPVLTGEAGVGKTAIVEGLAQKIVTGNIPHTLMNKRVVSLDLGLLIAGTKYRGEFEERLKRIIEELRKSDNVILFIDEIHTIIGAGAAEGAMDAANMLKPALARGELQCIGATTQDEYRKKIESDAALERRFQSVLVEEPAVPETIEILKGLRPRYEDFHRVRISDQALVSAARLSAHYIPDRHLPDKAIDLVDEASAKVMLSSAVAPPEVVELSKELERIKAEKETAVRDQEYEKAAQLRDKEEEIRSKYEAAAKNIGSMDRQDRPEVGEESIAQIVSSWTGVPITQLTEEETKRLLKMEEEIGRKVVGQEEAVSVIARSIRRSRAGLKDPKRPIGSFLFMGPSGVGKTELAKRVAEFIFGDKDAMVRIDMSEYLESHTVSRLVGSPPGYVGFGEGGLLSEPVRRKPHSVVLLDEIEKAHHDVTNILLQVLDDGKLTDSQGHTVDFRNTIIIMTSNVGADLIRKQTSFGFLTRDDAGATYDRMKEQVLEELKKSFKPEFLNRIDESIVFHPITKEDLVKIVDIMIGELNERLEAKGFILELTKKAKDFLAEKGYDPKFGARPLRRTIENEIEEPLSEEVLLGNFPYGTRIKVDLKDEKIVFTGKPAKKQQGRAEKTSESKEAETPVSK; from the coding sequence ATGTTCGACAGGTTTTCCGAGCGTGCGGTCCGGGTCATCATGGCCTCTCAGGAAGAGGCCCAGAGGCTCATGGCCCATTCCCTGGGCAACGAACACATGATATTGGGTATGATCCGGGAAAAAGAGCCGGTCGTCCTTAAGACCTTTGAATTTTTCAAGGCGGAGCCCGGACGCATAAAGAGCCTTCTGGAAGAGGCGATAAAAAGCGAAGGGGGCCGTCCCGCCAGCGAGATCCCGTTCAGCGCTCAAGTAAAACATACGATTGAGCTGGCCTGGGACGAGGCCAGGCAGCTCGGCCACAGCTATGTCGGGGTGGAGCACCTTTTTATGGGGCTGCTGCGCGAGAACACGGGACTCTGCGCCAGGGTGCTTAACGACCTGGGCATCAATTATTCTACCGCCAAGAACAGGATAATAGCATTCCTGGGAGAAGAGACCGCTTATCACAGAAAGCCTCCTTCTTCTTCCGGGACGCCTGTGCTTGATGCATTTAGCCGCGACCTTACAGTTCAGGCCAGGGAAAAGAAGCTTGATCCCGTTGTGGGCAGGGCCAAGGAGATAGAAAGGGTGGTTCAGATACTGTCCCGCAGAAAAAAGAACAACCCGGTGCTTACAGGAGAGGCCGGAGTGGGAAAGACCGCCATTGTTGAGGGCCTTGCCCAAAAAATAGTGACAGGCAATATCCCTCACACCCTGATGAACAAAAGAGTAGTTTCTCTTGACCTTGGGCTTTTGATAGCCGGCACCAAATACCGCGGCGAGTTTGAGGAAAGGCTTAAAAGGATAATAGAGGAACTGCGAAAAAGCGACAATGTCATTCTTTTTATCGACGAAATACACACGATAATCGGCGCGGGAGCCGCCGAGGGCGCCATGGATGCGGCCAACATGCTTAAACCCGCCCTTGCAAGGGGAGAACTCCAGTGCATAGGCGCCACCACGCAGGACGAATACCGCAAAAAGATAGAAAGCGACGCCGCGCTCGAGCGCAGGTTCCAGTCCGTTCTTGTAGAAGAGCCCGCAGTTCCCGAGACCATAGAAATACTTAAAGGTCTTCGTCCAAGATATGAAGATTTTCACCGGGTTCGGATTTCAGATCAAGCTCTGGTGTCTGCCGCCAGACTGTCGGCGCACTACATTCCTGACAGGCATCTGCCGGACAAGGCTATAGACCTGGTGGACGAAGCTTCTGCCAAGGTAATGCTGAGCTCTGCCGTGGCGCCTCCTGAAGTGGTGGAGCTTTCTAAAGAGCTTGAGAGGATAAAAGCGGAAAAAGAGACCGCAGTAAGGGACCAGGAATATGAAAAAGCCGCCCAGTTGCGGGACAAGGAAGAAGAAATAAGGTCCAAGTACGAGGCGGCTGCCAAGAATATCGGCTCTATGGACAGGCAGGACAGGCCGGAGGTCGGCGAAGAATCGATCGCCCAGATAGTTTCTTCCTGGACGGGAGTCCCGATAACCCAGCTTACCGAAGAAGAGACAAAGCGGCTCCTTAAGATGGAAGAAGAGATAGGCCGGAAAGTCGTGGGACAGGAAGAAGCGGTCTCCGTTATAGCCAGGTCCATAAGAAGGTCCAGGGCAGGATTGAAAGACCCTAAAAGGCCCATCGGGTCATTCCTGTTCATGGGGCCTTCGGGCGTGGGCAAGACCGAGCTCGCAAAAAGGGTGGCGGAATTCATCTTTGGCGACAAGGACGCAATGGTAAGGATAGACATGTCCGAATATCTGGAATCACACACGGTATCCCGCCTGGTGGGCTCTCCTCCGGGATATGTCGGTTTTGGGGAAGGAGGGCTTTTGTCGGAGCCCGTGCGCAGAAAGCCGCATTCAGTTGTCCTTTTGGACGAGATAGAAAAGGCCCATCACGATGTAACCAACATACTTTTGCAGGTCTTAGACGACGGTAAACTTACCGATTCGCAGGGGCACACAGTGGACTTTCGAAACACCATAATCATAATGACCTCCAATGTGGGGGCAGATCTTATAAGAAAACAAACTTCTTTCGGGTTCCTTACCAGGGACGATGCAGGGGCCACCTATGACAGGATGAAGGAGCAGGTCCTGGAAGAACTTAAAAAGAGTTTTAAGCCTGAATTCCTCAACAGGATAGACGAAAGCATAGTGTTCCATCCCATAACCAAAGAAGACCTTGTCAAAATAGTGGATATCATGATAGGGGAACTTAACGAAAGGCTTGAGGCAAAAGGTTTTATTCTGGAACTTACCAAAAAAGCAAAAGATTTTCTTGCGGAAAAAGGGTACGACCCAAAATTCGGGGCAAGACCGCTAAGAAGGACCATAGAAAATGAGATAGAGGAACCTCTTTCCGAAGAAGTTCTGCTCGGCAATTTCCCCTACGGCACCAGGATAAAGGTTGACCTTAAGGATGAAAAAATAGTGTTCACCGGGAAGCCGGCAAAAAAGCAGCAGGGCAGGGCGGAAAAAACATCGGAAAGCAAAGAGGCCGAAACCCCGGTATCAAAATGA